In Symmachiella dynata, the following are encoded in one genomic region:
- a CDS encoding DUF1559 domain-containing protein, producing MMMNRQRVRKFCLRRRTIREGFTLVELLVVIAIIALLIALLMPAVQKVRESARRTQCLNHLHQIGLASHNYLSTYNVFPPGWIQGDYFEEYQNPATPASYGIVAGFTGAHPTGEVDLDLPTGSNKWSVSYMWGWHAFLLSEMDQGTVNIKFNEPKSTNYNLQGIQMVIPTYVCPSATLPDKRAGDLGYATYRGCMGNTADNGMMNMNSTYSDRDCTDGTTMTVLFGESRFGFWGDALSCCARVPREDDTYNENDPLRNGRDQKLWDWYSAPFQAGWEMDDVPDVDDDGDDSDDVDDEENHPIPDRNAVFTYFGFGSFHGDAVNFFFVDGSARPLNKTMDKSILNALATRNGQERVAEEF from the coding sequence ATGATGATGAATCGACAACGCGTTCGCAAATTTTGCCTTCGGCGGCGGACGATCCGCGAAGGTTTTACCCTGGTGGAACTGTTGGTGGTGATCGCCATCATCGCCCTGCTGATTGCCCTGTTGATGCCAGCCGTACAAAAGGTGCGTGAATCGGCTCGCCGCACGCAGTGCCTGAATCATCTGCACCAAATTGGCCTCGCCTCCCACAATTACCTTTCGACGTATAACGTGTTTCCTCCGGGTTGGATTCAAGGCGACTACTTCGAGGAATATCAGAATCCTGCCACGCCGGCCAGTTATGGTATCGTCGCTGGATTCACGGGCGCCCACCCCACCGGCGAGGTCGACCTGGACCTCCCCACAGGCTCCAACAAATGGAGCGTTTCCTACATGTGGGGTTGGCATGCGTTTCTGCTGTCGGAGATGGATCAAGGCACGGTGAACATCAAGTTTAACGAGCCGAAATCAACGAACTACAACCTGCAGGGCATTCAAATGGTGATTCCCACCTATGTCTGTCCCAGCGCAACACTCCCCGACAAGCGCGCCGGCGATTTGGGCTACGCGACCTATCGTGGTTGCATGGGCAACACGGCCGACAACGGCATGATGAACATGAACAGTACCTACAGCGATCGTGATTGCACGGACGGAACCACGATGACGGTTCTCTTCGGAGAAAGCCGGTTCGGATTCTGGGGCGATGCCCTCTCCTGCTGTGCCCGCGTCCCCCGCGAAGACGACACGTATAACGAAAACGATCCCTTGCGAAATGGAAGAGATCAAAAGCTTTGGGACTGGTACAGCGCCCCCTTCCAAGCGGGTTGGGAGATGGATGATGTTCCCGATGTCGATGACGACGGCGATGACTCAGACGATGTCGACGACGAAGAGAATCATCCGATTCCCGATCGAAATGCGGTCTTCACCTATTTCGGCTTCGGTAGCTTTCACGGCGATGCGGTGAACTTCTTCTTCGTCGACGGCTCCGCTCGTCCGCTCAACAAGACAATGGACAAAAGCATTCTCAATGCGTTGGCCACTCGCAACGGTCAAGAACGAGTCGCCGAAGAATTTTGA
- a CDS encoding TVP38/TMEM64 family protein, with protein sequence MALVATVILFGRWMGSEIPKIEADIAALGFWGPLALVVIVALATPLFVPDTLFAVAAGVLFGLIEGAVIVVIGALGASCLCYVISRFVLRKRVAAALSQQPKIAAVAAAAERRGLKFQILLRLTPLSPVAVSYALGTTNTRFSTFILGCLGIIPGIFVEVYFGYVAGHAAKIAGNVSSHSRLHQFVLFAGLAVCIVLIIYVTRMARQALAEADPALSEGLSSEA encoded by the coding sequence GTGGCATTGGTCGCCACAGTGATCCTGTTTGGGCGTTGGATGGGGAGCGAAATCCCCAAAATCGAGGCCGATATTGCCGCTTTGGGCTTCTGGGGACCGCTCGCACTGGTCGTGATCGTGGCTTTAGCCACCCCGCTCTTCGTGCCCGATACACTGTTCGCCGTCGCAGCGGGGGTACTGTTTGGATTGATCGAAGGGGCCGTGATCGTTGTCATCGGCGCGCTGGGAGCCTCCTGCCTGTGCTACGTCATCTCCCGTTTTGTCCTGCGCAAACGTGTGGCTGCGGCTTTGAGTCAGCAGCCCAAAATCGCCGCAGTCGCCGCTGCTGCGGAACGCCGGGGACTGAAGTTTCAGATATTATTGCGGCTCACGCCACTCAGCCCGGTCGCAGTCAGCTATGCGCTGGGGACGACCAACACTCGCTTCAGCACGTTTATTCTGGGATGTCTGGGGATCATTCCGGGGATTTTTGTCGAAGTCTATTTCGGTTACGTCGCTGGGCATGCCGCCAAAATCGCCGGCAACGTCAGTTCGCATTCCCGACTCCACCAATTCGTGTTATTCGCCGGACTAGCAGTCTGCATCGTGTTGATCATCTACGTAACCCGCATGGCACGGCAAGCACTGGCCGAAGCGGACCCAGCGCTGAGCGAAGGCTTGAGCAGTGAGGCCTGA
- a CDS encoding leucine-rich repeat domain-containing protein, whose translation MSEPHPPKKSRWLRAGLMLLVCVMLLLAGGVFSVWLPYHRERQAITELKRLGGDVGYDNIWPESLADLIEEENLGFYSRVYYVDLNGTGVRDGDLALLHDLSYLEDLWLNDTHITDAGLKHIGGVSPLYELQLNGTQISDAGLEHLRELKDLDFLSLDKTKVDGSGLVHIQQLPSLSYLSLGETAINDDALAQLGGITSLSTLNLTKTQITESGLVHLGGLTTLSSLVLDGTSINNAGLKRISGLTNLDWLSLEETQVSDAGMQHLRAMSGLTILYLNNTPVGDEGLEQIAGLPALEYLNLKNTKVTDAGLSHLAGLNRLTYLDLSETPITDEGLKSLLGLSKLETLSLDSTQVTDAGVERLLKLPNLYELSVEQTQVTPAGLKKIEEVTTRRSFDTDFSLP comes from the coding sequence ATGTCCGAACCCCACCCCCCAAAAAAATCTCGCTGGCTCCGCGCGGGGCTAATGCTGCTCGTCTGCGTCATGTTGCTACTCGCCGGCGGGGTGTTTAGCGTGTGGTTGCCGTATCACCGCGAACGGCAGGCGATTACCGAATTGAAACGTTTGGGAGGAGACGTTGGCTACGATAACATTTGGCCGGAGTCGCTGGCTGATCTAATTGAAGAAGAAAATCTAGGTTTTTATTCGAGGGTCTATTACGTCGATTTGAACGGCACGGGTGTACGCGACGGCGATCTTGCGCTGCTACACGATCTGTCGTATCTTGAAGATCTTTGGCTAAACGACACGCATATCACCGATGCCGGACTCAAGCATATCGGCGGAGTGTCACCTCTTTACGAATTACAACTTAACGGGACACAGATCAGCGATGCTGGATTGGAACATTTGCGAGAGCTGAAGGATCTCGATTTTCTCTCCTTAGACAAAACAAAAGTCGACGGCTCGGGATTGGTCCACATTCAACAACTGCCAAGCTTGTCTTATCTCAGCCTTGGCGAAACGGCAATCAACGATGATGCGTTGGCACAACTAGGTGGCATCACCTCACTGTCAACGCTGAACCTGACGAAAACGCAAATTACCGAGTCCGGGTTGGTGCATTTAGGTGGTTTGACCACGCTGTCAAGCTTGGTCTTGGATGGCACCTCGATCAATAACGCGGGGCTGAAAAGGATCAGCGGCTTGACCAACCTGGATTGGCTATCGCTTGAGGAGACGCAGGTCAGCGATGCCGGCATGCAGCATCTGCGTGCGATGTCGGGCCTTACGATATTGTATCTGAATAACACCCCAGTCGGTGACGAAGGTTTGGAACAAATTGCGGGGTTGCCCGCTCTGGAATATCTCAACCTTAAAAACACCAAAGTCACCGATGCGGGTTTGTCGCACTTGGCAGGTTTAAATCGGCTGACTTACTTGGACCTCAGCGAAACACCAATCACCGACGAAGGGTTGAAGTCGCTCCTCGGCCTGTCCAAATTAGAAACGTTGTCACTCGACAGCACGCAAGTCACCGATGCCGGTGTCGAGCGATTGTTAAAACTGCCAAATCTCTATGAATTGTCGGTAGAACAGACTCAAGTCACGCCAGCCGGTCTGAAAAAAATCGAAGAGGTGACCACTCGTCGATCCTTTGATACGGATTTCTCTTTACCGTAA